The following DNA comes from Flexivirga oryzae.
CACCGCGTCGACGATGAACTCGCTGACCGAGGCGCTCGGTATGGAACTGCCCGGAGGGGCCGCCATCCCGGCGGCGTACCGGCAGCGCGCGCAATTCGCCTACGAGACCGGATCGCGGATCGTCGAGTTGGTGCGGGACAACGTGCTGCCCTCGGACATCCTCACCCGCGACGCGTTCCTCAACGCGATCGCCGTCAACTCCGCGATCGGCGGGTCGACCAACGCACCCATCCACCTGCAGGCCGTCGCGCGGCACATGGGTGTCGAGTTGTCGCTGGCCGACTGGGAGGAGCACGGGCGGGACCTGCCGCTACTGGTCAACCTGCAACCGGCGGGCGAGTACCTCGGCGAGGACTTCTACCGGGCCGGCGGCGTGCCCGCGGTGGTCAACCAGCTGATGCGTGCCGGGAGGATCCGGCAGGACGCGCTGACGGTGAGCGGCGCAACCATCGGCGACAACTGCCGGGACGCCACCATCGCCGATCCCGCGGTCATCCGACCGATCGACGAACCGCTCAAGGAACACGCGGGTTTCGCGGTCATGACCGGGAACATCTTCGACGCCGCGATCATGAAGACCTCCGTCATCGACGACGCGTTCCGCGACCGTTACCTCTCGGACCCGGACGACCCGGACGCGTTCGAGGGACGCGCGGTGGTCTTCGACGGGCCGGAGGACTACCACCGGCGGATCGAGACCGAGCCGGGCATCGACGAGCACAGCATCCTGTTCATGCGGGGTGCCGGACCGATCGGTTACCCGGGCGCGGCGGAAGTGGTCAACATGCAGCCGCCGGCCGCGTTGCTGCACGCCGGCATCGAGTCGCTGCCGTGCGTGGGTGACGGGCGCCAGTCCGGCACCTCCGGGTCGCCGTCGATCCTCAATGCCTCCCCCGAGGCCGCGGCCGGCGGCAACCTGGCGGTCCTGCGGACCGGTGACCCGATCCGCGTCGACCTGCGACGGGGGCGTGTCGACCTGCTGCTCGACGACGCCGAGATCGCGTGCAGGCGAACGGCGTTGGACGAGTCCGGTGGCTACCCGATGCCGGAGTCCCAGACACCGTGGCAGCAACTGCACCGTGCCGGGGTCGGTCAGATGGACACCGGCATGGTGATCGAGGACGCCGTCGAGTTCCAACGCATCGCCCAACGCCGCGGCCTGCCCCGGCACAGTCACTGAGGGATGCGCCGGTGAGCCGGCGGCACCGCCGGACCGTGCTGGGTCAGTCGGGGATCAGGTCGCGCCGGGAGCGCCATACGACACCCAGCGGAACGCACACGAGGAAGCACAGGAGCAGCACGAAAACCCCTGTGCTCGGTCCGTTTCCGTCCGCGTAGTCGGGCACGTGCGAGAAGACGGCGCTGACCTGCAGCCAGCGCGGCGCGT
Coding sequences within:
- a CDS encoding IlvD/Edd family dehydratase, whose product is MSTEEHRLRSRAWFDDPSDPGMTAIYLERYLNYGMTLDELRSGKPIIGIAQSGSDLSPCNRHHLTLAGRVRDGIIAAGGVPLEFPTHPIQETGKRPGAALDRNLAYLGLVELLYGYPIDGVVLTIGCDKTTPAQLMAAATVNIPAIALSVGPMLNGWYDGKRTGSGTIIWKARELLATGEIDHAQFLELVASSTNSVGFCNTMGTASTMNSLTEALGMELPGGAAIPAAYRQRAQFAYETGSRIVELVRDNVLPSDILTRDAFLNAIAVNSAIGGSTNAPIHLQAVARHMGVELSLADWEEHGRDLPLLVNLQPAGEYLGEDFYRAGGVPAVVNQLMRAGRIRQDALTVSGATIGDNCRDATIADPAVIRPIDEPLKEHAGFAVMTGNIFDAAIMKTSVIDDAFRDRYLSDPDDPDAFEGRAVVFDGPEDYHRRIETEPGIDEHSILFMRGAGPIGYPGAAEVVNMQPPAALLHAGIESLPCVGDGRQSGTSGSPSILNASPEAAAGGNLAVLRTGDPIRVDLRRGRVDLLLDDAEIACRRTALDESGGYPMPESQTPWQQLHRAGVGQMDTGMVIEDAVEFQRIAQRRGLPRHSH